The region ATAATTTTACGTTAATTTTAAATGTTGTTTAAGATAAAAAATTATAAATAAAAAAACTCCGCCCTAATTGATAAGATTAGGACGGAGATACTTTCCGTGGTACCACCTAAATTATGTTTAAAAAACATCGCTCTTTTCAAGTACTAGCATACTTTATCCGTTGTAACGTACGGCAAACGTTAACCACTACTCTCCATTTGGATTTCGATTTACTCCTCGAAGGTCCATTCACCACCAATTATTGTACTAGGATCACACCATCCCCAGCTCTCTTAAACTAAATTTTATGGCTACTCTTCCTCGTCAAAGGATTTAATTGAATTATATTTATTGTAACAGTATAATTTTAACTTGTCAATATAGTTTTATAAAATTTTGATACTTTATTATTTATTACAATTTGAAAGGGAATTTTTCTTATTGTATATTGCAAAACATAAAATTCCAAATACTAGCATTAAGGCACTGAAGTTAAAGACCCATTTATATCCAAGTGAAGAAGCAACAACTCCACCAATTAAAGGACCTACACCTTGACCAACATTAGCACCAATAAAAAACGTGCTTGAAGCCAATCCTCTCTTTTCACTTCCCATTATATGAAAACATTCTGCTTGTAGTGCAGGCTGAGCAAATCCTTGTCCAAATGCTTTAAAAATTGCAGCCAAGATTATCATCCAAAGAACATTTCCATGACCTAGAAATAAGGCCTCCATAATGCCGCATAGTAAGGCTGGATATAAAACAGTTGCAAGTCCTTTTTTATCATACAGTTTTCCAGATATGGGTCTTGTAAAAATAAGAAACAATGCATTTACTACAAAATACATTCCAACTCCAGCTATCTTACGCTGTTCACCCATTAAAACCAAAAATGAGGTAACAAGACCATTTCCCATAAAAAAGAGACCGCCGAAAAATGACAATGGTAATACTTCAAATGCTATAATATCTTTTAAATGAATAGAAGGTTTTTTGGTTACAGCATTCTTTTTAGCGACCTTACTCCTGTTAGGTAAAAAGTTCATAAAAATAGCAGCTACTATTATAAGTATTGCTGATACCATAAAGGTTTTAGAAATTCCAAATTTATTTGAAGCTTCTATTCCTATTTCAGGTCCAAAGGCGGTTGCAATAATCTGGCTGATTCCAAGGTATCCTATGCCTTCGCCCATTCTTTCTTTTGGTATAAACTCTATTGCCCAGGCAACGCTAGTAGCACTGGTAATACTAAAACTGGCTCCATGAAGTATTCTAAAGAAAATTACGACTCCAATATTAGGTGCCAAACTATAGCCTAAGGTTGCTATACCATTTATAAAAGTTCCTATTATCATTACATATTTTTTGCTTGTTCTATCAGTAAGTATTCCACCAAATGGTCCAATAAATAATGCGGTAATTGAAAATAGACCTACAATTACACCTGCCATACTTAAGGAAGCTCCCAGGCCTATGGAGTACTTTGACAGCAGCGGATAAACAAGATAAAAGGCTAAAAATGTAAGTGTACTGATTCCTAATAAACTAATAAAATTAATATTCCATAATTTTTTTTCTGTTTTTGTCTCTGAATCTAACTCTATTTCCTTCATTTATAATTTCTCCCATCCTCCATAAATATGTTAGAAGTCTAACAATTTTAACATCTATAGGATATCACAATATAGTTGAATGGTCAACTATATTGTGATATCCTATAAATATATAAAGTTAAATTATGGTTAATTAAAACAATTGGAATGGTGCTATTATCTAAAGGATATTTAAGTGCAATTTAAGCACCAGTTCTGGCTAAATTAAGAAAGGATGAAACTTTAATGAAGGAATCAGAGGAAGTAGAAAAGTTGTGGAACTCTTCATATATTTTAATGCTAATAATAAATGCACTAATTTTTATTGGTTTTACTATGATGACACCAGTATTGCCTAAATATGCAATTAGTTTAGGGGCAACTATGTCGCTTGCAGGTTTAATTGCAGGTGTATTTGCCATTACATCCATTGCTATTCGTCCATTTGCAGGATTTTCAACGGATAAATTTAATAAGAAAAAGTTGTTAATTATTTCAACTATTTTTTTGTCTCTTTCTGCACTAGGTTTAAGAATATCAAATAATATGTATGCACTTTTTTTCTTTAGAATTGTTCAAGGTATATCATTTTCTATGAGCGTTACAGTAAATAATGCCCTTGCTACTAAATATATACCCAAGGATAAAATAGGTGAAGGAATAGGATTTTTAGGGTTAGGCTATATTTTCGCAACGGCAATAAGTCCAAATCTTGGTCTTAAAATTTCATCGGGGTTTGGATTTAAATATGTATTTTATGCATCATGTGTTATTATTATGATTGCAGTATTTCTTATAACTAGAATTCCATATAAGGAGCCAATTAAAGAAACTTCTAGTGCAAGTAAATTTCAGATTAAAATTGATGATTTTTTCGATAAAAGATTAATTATTTTTGCTGTTCTTGCTTGTCTATTTACCTTCATGAATGGGGCTATAGGAAGCTTCTTAGCTTTAATAGGTGATGAGAGACATATATCGAACATTGGTTACTATTTCACAGTAAATGCTATTGTAATTCTCATTATTAGACCTATTTCAGGTAAAGTACTTGATAAAAAGGGCCTAGGAATTATAGCATTTCCGGCCTTTATCTTGGCAATAGTAGCAGCAGTATTACTAGGAAGTTCTAAGTCACTTTGGATGATACTTTTGGCAGCAATTTTTTATGGAATTGGACAGAGTTCACTTTCTCCAGCACTGCAAGCTACATGTGTTAAAAAACTGGGACCTAGCCGAGTAGGGGTCGCAACAAGTACTTATTTTATCGGCTATGACGCTGGACAGGGATTAGGACCGATTATAGGTGGGACAATAGCAGGTAAGTTTGGATTAGCGCCTCTTTTTTATAGCTGTGGAGCTGTACTATTTGCTGGAGTAGTTATATACTATTTGTATTCATTAGGGGCAAGGCATAAAACTTTAAAAAGTAATGAAAATATGAAGAATATTAGTTAGTTTAATGAATGATTATAAGGAGAAATTATGAATAATAAAGCAATAGATTTAATTGGATTAAACGGCTGTTTATATAGATGTGCCCAAACTTATTTTGATAGAGAGCTTAAAAAATTTAATCTTTCAATGGCAACTTATCCATATGTACTTTCATTAAGCAAAAATGAAGGAATAAATCAAAATGAAATAAGTAGAAAGCTTTATGTAGATAAGTCTATGTCTGCTAAATCTATTAAAAAGTTAATAAGTCTTGGATATGTACACAAAAAAGAAGACAAAGAAGATGCGAGGGCATATAAGCTTTACTTAACAGATAAAGCAAAAGACATAATTCCGCAAATACTAGAAGTTAGAGATAGATGGATTGATATTCTGTCACAAGGTAGTGATGATGAAAAAATAGAAACTTCTATAGATTTCTTGTGGAAGGCTTTGGAAAACGGGAAAGATGAGCTGTCAAACTAATAACTACTAAATCATATGCGCTAATGCATATGGTTTAACAATTTCTGAAGAGT is a window of Clostridium pasteurianum DNA encoding:
- a CDS encoding MFS transporter — protein: MKEIELDSETKTEKKLWNINFISLLGISTLTFLAFYLVYPLLSKYSIGLGASLSMAGVIVGLFSITALFIGPFGGILTDRTSKKYVMIIGTFINGIATLGYSLAPNIGVVIFFRILHGASFSITSATSVAWAIEFIPKERMGEGIGYLGISQIIATAFGPEIGIEASNKFGISKTFMVSAILIIVAAIFMNFLPNRSKVAKKNAVTKKPSIHLKDIIAFEVLPLSFFGGLFFMGNGLVTSFLVLMGEQRKIAGVGMYFVVNALFLIFTRPISGKLYDKKGLATVLYPALLCGIMEALFLGHGNVLWMIILAAIFKAFGQGFAQPALQAECFHIMGSEKRGLASSTFFIGANVGQGVGPLIGGVVASSLGYKWVFNFSALMLVFGILCFAIYNKKNSLSNCNK
- a CDS encoding MFS transporter; this encodes MKESEEVEKLWNSSYILMLIINALIFIGFTMMTPVLPKYAISLGATMSLAGLIAGVFAITSIAIRPFAGFSTDKFNKKKLLIISTIFLSLSALGLRISNNMYALFFFRIVQGISFSMSVTVNNALATKYIPKDKIGEGIGFLGLGYIFATAISPNLGLKISSGFGFKYVFYASCVIIMIAVFLITRIPYKEPIKETSSASKFQIKIDDFFDKRLIIFAVLACLFTFMNGAIGSFLALIGDERHISNIGYYFTVNAIVILIIRPISGKVLDKKGLGIIAFPAFILAIVAAVLLGSSKSLWMILLAAIFYGIGQSSLSPALQATCVKKLGPSRVGVATSTYFIGYDAGQGLGPIIGGTIAGKFGLAPLFYSCGAVLFAGVVIYYLYSLGARHKTLKSNENMKNIS
- a CDS encoding MarR family winged helix-turn-helix transcriptional regulator, with the translated sequence MNNKAIDLIGLNGCLYRCAQTYFDRELKKFNLSMATYPYVLSLSKNEGINQNEISRKLYVDKSMSAKSIKKLISLGYVHKKEDKEDARAYKLYLTDKAKDIIPQILEVRDRWIDILSQGSDDEKIETSIDFLWKALENGKDELSN